Proteins encoded in a region of the Vicia villosa cultivar HV-30 ecotype Madison, WI linkage group LG5, Vvil1.0, whole genome shotgun sequence genome:
- the LOC131605206 gene encoding uncharacterized protein LOC131605206, producing MHPETSSFHLPHSEITITFDDVTCLLRLPIRGTLLGHGRLTKEEAKKMLIAELGADPDDALEEVERTRGAHLRFYFLQLRYDDELLAAHEAVGDEVKADIHRERALICCFLYLIGTQLFVDMSLSYTDVVYLRLGYYNTSQTLLAWERCLPTLRSCRVPVHSSPSEGTRCRILTGTDLIAWPSRTSYTSYPDHRETVPFDKIALYYEWLAVSSTIIARYLPDRVIRQFGYQ from the exons ATGCATCCAGAGACTTCGTCATTTCATCTTCCTCATAGTGAGATTACCATCACTTTTGACGATGTGACATGTCTGCTGCGTCTACCTATTAGGGGTACCCTCCTTGGTCACGGTAGGTTGACGAAGGAGGAAGCGAAAAAGATGCTAATTGCGGAGCTCGGGGCTGATCCTGATGACGcgcttgaggaggtggagaggacccGCGGGGCGCATCTCAGGTTTTACTTCCTGCAGTTGAGATATGATGACGAGCTTCTTGCAGCACATGAGGCTGTTGGTGACGAGGTAAAGGCGGATATACATAGAGAGCGGGCATTGATATGTTGCTTCCTATATTTGATTGGTACTCAGCTCTTTGTGGACATGAGCTTGTCGTACACAGACGTTGTTTACCTGAG GCTTGGATACTACAACACTTCCCAGACATTATTGGCTTGGGAGAGGTGCTTGCCTACACTGAGGTCATGCCGCGTGCCAGTGCATTCATCCCCCTCAGAGGGAACCAGGTGTCGGATCCTTACTGGCACGGACTTGATCGCATGGCCGTCGAGGACGTCATATACGAGCTATCCTGATCACCGTGAGACGGTTCCATTTGATAAGATAGCACTATATTATGAATGGTTGGCCGTCAGTTCAACCATTATTGCACGTTATCTTCCGGATCGCGTCATACGTCAGTTTGGCTACCAGTAG